ATATCCGGCTGGAGTATTACCTCTGTACGAAGAAATTTGGATTGATGCACTCGGGTCTGGATTACGAGGAGGTTATCCACCACCTCGATGCATTTAAGCAAATCGCCGCAGGCAACAAAGATTGTGGCCCCATTGCGCTTTTGGATATCGCCGAGCGATTCCGCTGGCTGACCTCCGTTCGCAGTTCCGTATTACAGACATCGCGCCCGCATCCCGGAAAAACCGTTGACCTCGATAAAACTTTT
This portion of the Petrimonas sulfuriphila genome encodes:
- a CDS encoding DUF3037 domain-containing protein, which produces MQEVKLYEYAVIRLVPRVEREEFFNIGLILFSKKERYIRLEYYLCTKKFGLMHSGLDYEEVIHHLDAFKQIAAGNKDCGPIALLDIAERFRWLTSVRSSVLQTSRPHPGKTVDLDKTFVRLFEELVK